The Polyangium aurulentum genomic interval GATCATGTCCTGGATCAGGAGCGACCTGCTCGCGCTGCGCGAGGAGCGATCGACGACCACCCTCTTCCTCGGCGAGCCCAAGAAGCCGTTTTCCCCCGCCGGCAAGGCCGCGGCCGACAAGCTCGTGCGCGTCGCCGAGCGGCTCGTGCCCGAGGGTTCGAGCACGATCTTCGGCTCGTTCACGGTGGCCGACGCCGATCTCGCGATGATGCTGATGCGGCTCGTCGCGAACGGCGACGAGGTCCCCGCCAGGCTGCGCCATTTCGCCGAGACGCAATGGGCGCGCCCGAGCGTCCGCGAGTTCGTCGACTGGCAGCGCAAGCCCGCCTGAGCGCTACCGGAACACCAGGAGCGCCACGCCGCCCACGGCCACCACCGCGCCGAGGGCCGCGCGCGCGCTCACGCGCTCCTTGTGCAGGAGCACGACCGCCGGGATGATGAGCACCGGCACCGTGGCCATGATCGTCGCGGCCACGCCCGTCTCGGTGTGCTGAATCGCGAGCAGCGACAGCGACACCCCGACGAACGGCCCCGCGAACGCGCCGAGCGCGGCGAAGGCCATGCCCTTCGTATCGCGCAGCCCTTGCAGCGTCCGGCCCCACCAGCGCACCGCGAAGAAGATCGCCGCGAAGCCGAGAATGCCGGCCAGGATGCGAATCTGCGTGGCCGCGAAGGGGTCGTACGCCTGCATTCCGATCTTGCTCAAAACGAGCCCGACCGATTGCCCCACGGCGCCCAGAAACGCGAGCGTCGCGCCCTTGGCGAACTCGTTCGGGGTGGTCTTCTGCGTCCCCTCGGGTCCGGCCTGTCGCTCGAGCACGACCCACCCGACGCCCGCGAGCGTGACGATCATCCCGACCCCGCCCATGAGCCCGATCCTCTCGCCGAGGACCGCCCAGCCGAGCCCGGCCGCAATGGGCGGCGCGAGCGACATGATCAGCATCGAGAGCCGCGGACCGAGCAGCAAGAACGCCTTGAAGAGGCAGAGGTCACCGAGCACGAAGCCGATCAGCCCCGAGACCATGAGCAACCGCCACGCCTCGGGCGAGGCGTCCGTGGGCAGCCATAGCCCCCGCTGAATCCGGCAATACGCGCTGATGTACAGAAAGGCGATGACCAGCCGGATGAGGTTCAACGAGAGCGACCCGATGCGCCGGCCCGCCGCGGAGAACGCGAGGGAGCTGCACGTCCAGCAGACGGCCGTGGCGAGGGCGGCGAGCTCTCCGTAGAAGGTCGACATGGGGGGCGATAGCGGTGTAGTCCGTCGCTGGCGCCCTTGGAAGCTTTGCGGGGGCTTTTCAGGGGGCGGCACGAGCGACGCGGCCGCTCGCTGGCCAGGTGGACATCCGAACGGCTTGGGCGTCGTGCCTGGCCGGCCGAGGGGCGCTCGCCTGCGTGTTGCCGACCGGCACTGGCCGGCAAGGAGGGCCCACGAACGTGTTCGGAGAGGCGACTGACGCGTCAGGCGGGCCGTCGAAGGCGTTGGGAAGGCCGCCCGGCCGGTCAGGCGGAGGTCGGAACCCGTTCGGGAGGGTGCCTCGGGCGGTCAGGGGGAGACGCGAAGGCGTGGGGATGGGCGACTGGGCGGTCGGACAGCTTCAACGCCTCCGCAAGGCTTCGATCTCCGCTTTGAGGCGCTCGACCTCCTCCTCCGCCGTCGGCACCAGGCTCGTGCCGGCCCCGTCCCGCGCAACCCGCAGGCGCACGGTCGCGCCTTCCCGCCGCGTCGCGAGGTGAGCCCCGATCTGCTCGCAGTACACCGGACCATCACCCCGATACACCTTGACGAACGCCCCATCCTCGTCCCGCCGATACACCTGCAGCGGCACCCGGGTCCCTTTGCGGTCCGGCTTCAGCGCCGCCTCCGGGTCGAAGATCACGAGCTCGCGGCACCCGAGCTGCGCGTATTTGGGCGGGTTGTCTTCGTAATCTTTTTTCCAGTCGTCGGAGACGATCTCGACGGCAAAACGCGGCGGCCTATGCCCCGGCTGCCACGTCTCCCACATCTTCGGCAAGGGAGGCGGGGGAGGTTCGTCGAGCAAGTACACGTCCGGAGATACCCGGACCAACGGCTCGTCCTTGACCCATGCGAAGAAATTGTCGCCCGCGATCAGGACATTCTGCCAGCCTCGCTCGGCCGCGAGCTGGCCGAGGCAGGAGAGAAGGATCCGGATGATCTCCCCCTGCTCGCACCCTTCGCCCATGTCTTCCTCGTCGGTCAGATACCAGGCGGACCAGTCGACGCGCGCGCCGATCTCCTCGGGATCGGGCTCGCGCACGACGAGCGCCAGCGGCCTGCGGAGGCGCCCAGTCTTGGCGCTGGGAGACGACTGCATGCCCCCAGCATAGCGCTCCGTCCGATCCCCGCGCATCCCTCCAAACCCCCGCCCCGCCCGCCCGCTGACGCGCTGCGGCTCTCGCCGTGCTAAGCGTACAGCCGCCATGACGTCCCCCACCCCGAATGCCACGCCCACGGACGGCGCCGCGGCGGCCGCGAACGAGCCCCCTCGGTACGTCCACGCCGAGGTCGAGCCACGCTGGCAGCGCTACTGGGATGAAAACCAGACCTTCCGCGCCGTGCGCAATCCCGGCCGCCCCAAGCGCTACATCCTCGACATGTTCCCCTATCCCTCGGGCGCGGGGCTCCACGTCGGACACCCCGAGGGCTACACCGCGACGGACATCTACGCCCGCTACAGCCGCATGCGGGGCATCGACATCCTCCACCCGATGGGCTGGGACGCCTTCGGTCTGCCCGCCGAGCAGCACGCGATCCGCACCGGCACGCACCCCTCCACCACCACGGCGCAGAACGTCGAGACCTTCCGCCGTCAGCTCAAGATGCTCGGCTTCAGCTACGACTGGAGCCGCGAGGTCGATACCACCGACCCGGGCTACGTCCGCTGGACGCAGTGGATATTCCTGAAGCTCTTCGAGCGCGGCCTCGCCTATCAGGACAGGGTCCAGGTCAACTGGTGCCCCGCCCTCGGCACGGTGCTGGCCAACGAGGAGGTCATCGACGGCAAGAGCGAGATCGGCGGGCACCCCGTCGTCCGCACCCCGCTGCGCCAGTGGATGCTGCGCATCACCGCGTACGCCGACCGGCTCGCCAAGGACCTCGAGCTGCTCGACTGGCCCGAGGGCACCGTCACCATGCAGAAGAACTGGATCGGCCGCTCCGAGGGCGCGCAGATCTCGTTTGACGTCCAAGGGTTCGAGGGCGCGCGGATCGACGTCTTCACGACGCGCCCCGACACGCTCATGGGGTGTACCTACGTCGTGCTCGCCCCCGAGCACGCGCTCGTCGACAAGATCACCGGGGCCGAGCACAAGGACGCCGTGCGCGCCTACGTCGACGCCGCTGCGCGCAAGAGCGACCTCGACCGCACCGCCGTCTCCAAGACCAAGACGGGCGTGCCCACGGGCGCGATGGCCATTCACCCGATCACCGGCCAGCCCGTGCCGATCTGGGTCGCCGACTACGTCATCGGAGGCTACGGCACCGGCGCCGTCATGGCCGTGCCCGGGCACGACGAGCGCGACTTCGCCTTCGCCAAGGCCTTCGACCTGCCCATCATCGAGGTCGTGAGCCCCGACGGCGCGCTGCACGCGTCGCTCGACGCCGCTTACGTCGACGAGGGCGTGCTCGTCCGGAGCGGCCCCTTCGATGGTTTGAAGTCCAACGATGGCAAGCGCGCGATCGTCGCGGACCTCGAGAAGCGCGGCAAGGGCTCGTCCAAGATCACCTACAAGCTGCGCGACTGGGTCTTCTCGCGGCAGCGCTACTGGGGCGAGCCGATCCCGATCTACTTCCCGGTCGAGATGAAGGACGCGGCCGGCGATCCACGCAAGGGCGACGAGCACACGATCCGCTTCGACCAGCCCATCGCCGTGCCCGAGAGCGAGCTGCCCCTGCGCCTGCCCGAGCTCAGCGATTTCCGCCCCGGCGAGGACCCGGCCGGACCGCTGGCGCGCGCGGTCGACTGGAGATTCTTCCAGAAAGACGGCCAGTGGTTTGCCCGCGAGACGAACACCATGCCGCAGTGGGCGGGCTCGTGCTGGTACTACCTGCGCTTCATCGACCCGAAGAACGAGGCCGAGGGCTGGAGCGACAAGGCGTACGACGACTGGATGCCCGTCGACCTGTACATCGGCGGCGGCGAGCACGCGGTCCTGCACCTGCTCTACGCGCGCTTCTGGCACAAGGTGCTCTTCGACATCGGCCGGGTGAAGCACCCCGAGCCGTTCATGAAGCTCGTCCACCAGGGCCTCATCCTGGGCGAGGACGGCGAGAAGATGAGCAAGTCGCGCGGCAACGTCGTCAACCCCGACGACATCGTGAAGGCCTACGGCGCCGACTGCCTGCGCCTGTACGAGATGTTCATGGGCCCGCTCGAGGCCGTCAAACCCTGGCAATCGGCGCAGATCCAGGGCGTCGTCCGCTTCCGCGACCGGCTCTTCTCGATCCTCACCCGGCCCCACGCGGCCGCGATGGACGACGCGACGCGGCGGCTCCTGCACAAGACGATCAAGAAGGTCACCGAGGACATCGAGGCGCTGTCGTTCAACACCGCCATCTCCGCGATGATGGTTCTGTTGAACCACCTCGGCTCGATGCCCGAGCCCCCGCGCGAGGCGGCGCTCGCGCTCACGCTGCTCGTGTCGCCCCTCGCCCCGCACGTGGCCGAGGAGCTCTGGAAGCTCGCTGGGCACGACCGCTCGCTCGCGCTCGAAGCCTGGCCGTCCTTCGATCCGGCGCTCTGCGTCGACGACGTGATCGAGATGGCGGTGCAGGTGAACGGCAAGGTGCGCGGCCGCGTGGTCCTGCCGCGCGCCGCCTCCGAGGACGACGCCAAAAAGGCCGCGCTCGAGGCGGATGGCGTCGGCTCCTACACGAGCGGCAAGACCCTCAAAAAATTCATCTACGTCCCGGGCAAGATCATCAATCTCGTCGTGGGCTGAGCGCTGTTAGACTGGGGGCTCCCTCGCATCCCGGAGCCCCCGCGCATGCAACCGCTCGCCTTTCTTCGTCACACCTCGGCCGTCCTCGTGGCGGCCGCTCTCCCTTCTCTTGTCGCCGGCTGCGGCGGCGACCCCACCTACGTCCGCGGCTCGCAGGTCGAAGGACTCGATGACCAGGCCATGAGCACGGGCATCGACAAGCGCGACATCGAGCAGCTCCTGCACGAGAACATGAAGTCGCTCATGGCCTCGCCGCTGGCGAACGGCTGGGCGCAGGCAGGCGACAAACCGACGCTCGCGATCTTCCCGATGATCAACGAGACGAGCCACCACATCGAGGGCCAGCTCCAGGCGGTGCTGTCGGACGAGGAGACCTTCATGGTCAACTCGAACCTCGTCACGGTGGTGAGCCGCGAGCGGCAGGATCAGATGATCGCCGAGGTCGAGCGCCAGCAAGGCGGCCACTTCGACCCGAACCACGCCGCCGAATACGGCCGGCAGCTCGGCGCCAAGTACTACATCACCGGCAAGGTCTACACGGCCGACGAGCGCGCGTACGGCGAGCACCGCGTCCAGTACTTCATGTTCATGCAGGTGATCGAGACCGCGACGAG includes:
- the yfcF gene encoding glutathione transferase, whose translation is MAIVLYGNFGMTSPYVFSCMVALREKGLDFTMRTLHLEADEQRNEVFESPSITGRVPALEHDGFWLAESSAIVEYLEEAFPAPQYRRCLPEGLHERARARQIMSWIRSDLLALREERSTTTLFLGEPKKPFSPAGKAAADKLVRVAERLVPEGSSTIFGSFTVADADLAMMLMRLVANGDEVPARLRHFAETQWARPSVREFVDWQRKPA
- a CDS encoding DMT family transporter, whose product is MSTFYGELAALATAVCWTCSSLAFSAAGRRIGSLSLNLIRLVIAFLYISAYCRIQRGLWLPTDASPEAWRLLMVSGLIGFVLGDLCLFKAFLLLGPRLSMLIMSLAPPIAAGLGWAVLGERIGLMGGVGMIVTLAGVGWVVLERQAGPEGTQKTTPNEFAKGATLAFLGAVGQSVGLVLSKIGMQAYDPFAATQIRILAGILGFAAIFFAVRWWGRTLQGLRDTKGMAFAALGAFAGPFVGVSLSLLAIQHTETGVAATIMATVPVLIIPAVVLLHKERVSARAALGAVVAVGGVALLVFR
- a CDS encoding Uma2 family endonuclease — encoded protein: MQSSPSAKTGRLRRPLALVVREPDPEEIGARVDWSAWYLTDEEDMGEGCEQGEIIRILLSCLGQLAAERGWQNVLIAGDNFFAWVKDEPLVRVSPDVYLLDEPPPPPLPKMWETWQPGHRPPRFAVEIVSDDWKKDYEDNPPKYAQLGCRELVIFDPEAALKPDRKGTRVPLQVYRRDEDGAFVKVYRGDGPVYCEQIGAHLATRREGATVRLRVARDGAGTSLVPTAEEEVERLKAEIEALRRR
- the leuS gene encoding leucine--tRNA ligase encodes the protein MTSPTPNATPTDGAAAAANEPPRYVHAEVEPRWQRYWDENQTFRAVRNPGRPKRYILDMFPYPSGAGLHVGHPEGYTATDIYARYSRMRGIDILHPMGWDAFGLPAEQHAIRTGTHPSTTTAQNVETFRRQLKMLGFSYDWSREVDTTDPGYVRWTQWIFLKLFERGLAYQDRVQVNWCPALGTVLANEEVIDGKSEIGGHPVVRTPLRQWMLRITAYADRLAKDLELLDWPEGTVTMQKNWIGRSEGAQISFDVQGFEGARIDVFTTRPDTLMGCTYVVLAPEHALVDKITGAEHKDAVRAYVDAAARKSDLDRTAVSKTKTGVPTGAMAIHPITGQPVPIWVADYVIGGYGTGAVMAVPGHDERDFAFAKAFDLPIIEVVSPDGALHASLDAAYVDEGVLVRSGPFDGLKSNDGKRAIVADLEKRGKGSSKITYKLRDWVFSRQRYWGEPIPIYFPVEMKDAAGDPRKGDEHTIRFDQPIAVPESELPLRLPELSDFRPGEDPAGPLARAVDWRFFQKDGQWFARETNTMPQWAGSCWYYLRFIDPKNEAEGWSDKAYDDWMPVDLYIGGGEHAVLHLLYARFWHKVLFDIGRVKHPEPFMKLVHQGLILGEDGEKMSKSRGNVVNPDDIVKAYGADCLRLYEMFMGPLEAVKPWQSAQIQGVVRFRDRLFSILTRPHAAAMDDATRRLLHKTIKKVTEDIEALSFNTAISAMMVLLNHLGSMPEPPREAALALTLLVSPLAPHVAEELWKLAGHDRSLALEAWPSFDPALCVDDVIEMAVQVNGKVRGRVVLPRAASEDDAKKAALEADGVGSYTSGKTLKKFIYVPGKIINLVVG
- a CDS encoding penicillin-binding protein activator LpoB, which codes for MQPLAFLRHTSAVLVAAALPSLVAGCGGDPTYVRGSQVEGLDDQAMSTGIDKRDIEQLLHENMKSLMASPLANGWAQAGDKPTLAIFPMINETSHHIEGQLQAVLSDEETFMVNSNLVTVVSRERQDQMIAEVERQQGGHFDPNHAAEYGRQLGAKYYITGKVYTADERAYGEHRVQYFMFMQVIETATSAVRWQNKATFTKALIRD